A portion of the Bdellovibrio bacteriovorus genome contains these proteins:
- a CDS encoding LysR family transcriptional regulator — MQQIYYEMSVLAKAIHFKNLSAAALHVGLSQPQLSRIIARIEDDLKIVLLDRSAKRKSGWTPVAFQLSEIFEKSIRRLETELQGISNNQVVGELHIGTLEGLSDFALNTTRLCFEEVGVKKITLDIFDLNELEANFMSGNLDLIFTSKSPGRQKFKYLAELGFQKLEEINSSKDFAVLSTFEYGRANKKELESFPHLFVSNSLSIRRGWLEKNGGTGHLPTEAKRGRAKDAEPVLLIGSELLNPVLWTNITSALDV, encoded by the coding sequence ATGCAGCAAATTTATTATGAAATGAGCGTTCTTGCTAAAGCCATCCATTTTAAAAATCTTTCGGCGGCAGCATTGCACGTGGGGCTGAGTCAGCCTCAACTTTCGCGAATTATCGCACGCATCGAAGATGACTTAAAGATTGTATTATTAGATCGTTCCGCAAAACGTAAATCAGGTTGGACCCCCGTGGCGTTTCAACTGTCTGAGATTTTTGAAAAATCTATTCGTCGTTTAGAAACCGAACTTCAGGGCATCAGCAACAATCAAGTGGTGGGCGAACTGCACATTGGAACACTGGAAGGTCTTTCAGATTTTGCATTAAACACCACGCGCCTTTGTTTTGAAGAAGTCGGTGTAAAGAAAATCACTTTGGATATTTTTGATCTGAATGAACTCGAAGCCAACTTTATGTCGGGCAACTTGGATTTGATCTTTACTTCTAAATCCCCGGGCCGTCAGAAGTTTAAATACTTGGCAGAGCTGGGATTCCAAAAACTAGAGGAGATCAACTCTTCTAAAGACTTTGCGGTTTTAAGTACTTTTGAATACGGCAGAGCGAATAAAAAAGAACTAGAGTCTTTTCCGCACCTTTTTGTTTCTAACTCTTTGTCAATTCGCCGTGGCTGGTTAGAAAAAAATGGGGGCACCGGACATCTACCGACCGAAGCCAAACGCGGTCGCGCGAAAGACGCTGAGCCGGTCTTATTAATCGGTTCAGAGCTTTTAAATCCTGTTTTATGGACGAATATCACTTCAGCTTTAGACGTTTAG
- a CDS encoding ABC1 kinase family protein, whose translation MFARHGFHQIAEKVKLGRFIIERLNSSDEIEKLSMPVRLRMSFEELGPTFVKLGQVLATRPDLVPEEYINEFEKLHDRVQPLPFNIIEEVLREEYGNSLYQKFESIDAEPLGSASIAQVHKAQLKTGEHVVIKVQRPGIIQKINDDLNVLYLLAELIETYIPESHPYNPRGIVDEYFRTLEFETNFVVEANNIRRFQENFKADEHIVIPQMYMQHTTERVLVMEALPGIPLSQEGALRQEGINTDEVIRLGLKAYLKMVFDDGIFHGDLHAGNFFILPHNKIGLIDFGVVGRLNTRTQAAIANMLLAMSKEDYERLAYEYVDLAPFTDRVNIDVFAKDLRELIAPYFGLTLRNVNLGKVLMKSAGIAARHHLQVPPDLMLFFKSIISIEGMGRKINPDFDVLKYSLQFAEDIAKTHFGPQRMMNDMTQMARESKMFLNALPRQLNFFLRKINSPNHAFRLKLNEVTDLKRSVESSANLLFLGLIIGSLILSSSFIFVHPTENHVMGMPTMSFIGYGIALLVSMIAFINYIRKP comes from the coding sequence GTGTTCGCAAGGCACGGGTTTCATCAAATCGCGGAAAAGGTAAAGCTCGGTAGATTCATCATCGAGCGCCTAAATTCCAGCGACGAGATCGAAAAACTTTCGATGCCCGTCCGATTGCGCATGAGTTTTGAGGAATTGGGACCGACGTTTGTTAAACTAGGTCAAGTTCTTGCGACCCGCCCCGATTTAGTTCCTGAAGAATACATCAACGAATTCGAAAAGCTGCACGATCGCGTGCAGCCGCTTCCATTTAATATTATCGAAGAAGTTTTACGTGAAGAATACGGAAACTCTCTTTATCAAAAATTTGAAAGTATTGATGCTGAACCCTTAGGATCTGCAAGTATCGCGCAAGTTCATAAGGCCCAGCTTAAGACCGGCGAACACGTCGTTATTAAGGTTCAACGCCCAGGGATTATCCAAAAGATCAACGACGATCTGAACGTGCTTTATCTTTTGGCGGAGTTAATTGAAACCTATATCCCGGAAAGTCATCCTTACAACCCTCGCGGCATTGTGGATGAATACTTCCGTACCTTGGAATTCGAAACAAACTTTGTCGTTGAGGCCAATAACATCCGCCGCTTTCAAGAAAACTTTAAAGCTGACGAACATATCGTGATTCCGCAGATGTACATGCAACACACGACGGAAAGAGTCCTGGTCATGGAAGCCTTGCCAGGCATCCCGTTAAGCCAAGAGGGAGCTCTTCGCCAAGAGGGCATTAACACCGACGAAGTAATTCGTTTGGGATTAAAAGCCTATCTGAAAATGGTTTTTGACGACGGCATTTTCCACGGCGATCTGCACGCGGGGAATTTTTTTATATTGCCGCACAATAAGATCGGGCTGATTGATTTCGGCGTTGTGGGCCGTTTAAACACACGCACCCAGGCCGCCATTGCCAATATGCTTTTGGCAATGTCGAAAGAAGACTATGAACGCCTGGCTTACGAGTACGTCGATTTAGCGCCGTTCACGGACCGTGTGAATATTGATGTTTTCGCCAAAGATTTACGGGAGCTGATTGCCCCCTATTTTGGGTTGACCTTAAGAAATGTGAACTTAGGCAAAGTCTTAATGAAGTCCGCCGGGATTGCGGCTCGCCATCATCTGCAGGTTCCTCCGGATTTAATGCTGTTCTTTAAATCCATTATTTCCATTGAAGGCATGGGTCGTAAGATCAATCCGGATTTTGACGTTTTAAAATACTCCCTGCAGTTTGCAGAAGACATCGCCAAAACTCACTTCGGTCCGCAGCGCATGATGAATGACATGACGCAAATGGCGCGCGAATCAAAAATGTTTTTAAATGCGCTTCCTCGTCAGCTGAATTTCTTTTTACGCAAGATCAACAGTCCTAATCACGCGTTTCGTTTAAAGTTAAACGAGGTCACAGATCTGAAGCGTTCTGTCGAGAGTTCAGCCAACTTGTTATTCTTGGGTTTGATTATCGGATCTTTGATTTTAAGCTCGTCCTTTATTTTTGTTCATCCGACGGAAAATCACGTCATGGGTATGCCGACAATGAGCTTTATAGGTTATGGCATCGCCCTGCTTGTAAGTATGATTGCTTTTATTAACTATATTCGAAAACCGTAG
- a CDS encoding flagellin — protein sequence MGLRINTNTASLNAQRVLWGTKIGLDKSMEKLASGFRINRAGDDAAGLAISENLKAQVRGLKQASRNAQDGISLVQVAEGSMNEISSILIRLRELSVQAASDTVGPTERQFLNVEYDQLVSEIDRISEGTEFNGTQLLAGVGSILDFQVGTRNNPEIDRISFDASKADANSAALGVNLTSVADKASAQNALAAIDQAIVSVSAMRADFGAIQNRLQSTVSNIQVSVENMSAANSRIRDVDVAEETSEMTRNNILLQAGTSVLAQANQQANVALGLLNKSFS from the coding sequence ATGGGGTTAAGAATTAACACGAACACAGCTTCGTTGAACGCACAGAGAGTTCTGTGGGGAACGAAGATTGGTCTAGACAAGAGTATGGAAAAACTCGCGTCTGGATTCCGCATCAACCGCGCCGGTGACGATGCCGCAGGTCTAGCGATCTCTGAGAACTTAAAAGCTCAAGTTCGCGGTCTAAAGCAAGCATCACGAAATGCGCAAGACGGTATCTCTCTAGTCCAAGTGGCAGAGGGTTCAATGAATGAGATCTCTTCGATCTTAATCCGTCTCAGAGAGTTGTCTGTACAAGCAGCTTCTGACACTGTCGGACCGACAGAGCGTCAGTTCCTGAATGTAGAGTACGATCAACTGGTATCAGAGATCGACCGTATCTCAGAAGGTACAGAGTTCAACGGAACTCAACTTCTAGCAGGTGTCGGATCTATCTTGGATTTCCAAGTTGGAACTAGAAATAATCCTGAAATTGACCGTATCTCTTTTGATGCTTCTAAAGCAGACGCAAACTCTGCAGCATTGGGAGTGAACTTGACATCAGTTGCGGATAAAGCTTCGGCACAAAATGCCTTAGCAGCGATTGACCAAGCGATCGTGAGCGTTTCTGCGATGCGCGCCGACTTCGGTGCGATCCAAAATCGTCTTCAATCGACTGTATCAAACATCCAAGTGTCAGTTGAGAACATGTCAGCCGCGAACTCTCGTATCAGAGATGTAGACGTCGCTGAAGAGACATCTGAAATGACTAGAAATAATATCTTGTTGCAAGCGGGTACTAGTGTACTAGCACAAGCGAACCAACAAGCGAACGTAGCCCTAGGACTCTTGAACAAGTCGTTCTCTTAA
- a CDS encoding flagellin, translating to MGLRIGTNVSALNAQKNLYMTRINADRSMARLASGQRINQAADDAAGLAISENLKGQIRGMRQANRNANDGISLVQVAEGSLNEVSNMLIRLRELGVQAASDTIGETERKFLDVEYQQLKSEIQRVTESTKFNGYDLLNGTGGMIDIQVGVNNDPFQDRISFNAGAANSSLEALGLTAETVGSKEGAQLSLTTIDQALTSVNAIRANFGALQNRLVSTSNNLLIADENLSAANSRIRDTDVAAETSEMTRNNILLQAGVSVLGQANQSQQLALKLLG from the coding sequence ATGGGATTAAGAATTGGTACAAACGTGTCGGCGTTGAATGCACAAAAGAATCTATACATGACACGCATTAATGCAGACCGTTCGATGGCACGATTGGCTTCTGGACAAAGAATCAATCAAGCAGCTGATGATGCCGCCGGACTTGCGATCAGCGAAAACCTCAAAGGTCAAATTAGAGGGATGAGACAAGCAAATAGAAATGCCAACGATGGTATCTCTCTTGTTCAAGTCGCTGAGGGAAGTTTGAATGAAGTTTCCAACATGCTTATTCGTTTAAGAGAGTTGGGTGTTCAAGCCGCTTCCGATACGATTGGTGAAACTGAAAGAAAATTTTTGGATGTTGAGTATCAACAGTTAAAATCAGAGATTCAACGTGTAACGGAGTCGACGAAATTTAACGGTTACGATTTACTTAACGGTACTGGCGGAATGATCGATATCCAGGTCGGCGTAAACAACGACCCTTTCCAAGATCGTATCAGCTTTAATGCGGGTGCGGCGAATTCTTCACTAGAGGCTTTGGGATTGACGGCCGAAACAGTGGGATCGAAAGAGGGAGCACAGTTGTCACTGACAACGATCGATCAGGCTTTGACTTCAGTAAATGCGATTAGAGCAAACTTCGGTGCGCTACAAAATCGTCTAGTATCAACATCAAATAACTTGTTGATCGCCGACGAAAACTTGTCAGCCGCGAACTCTCGAATCAGAGATACTGACGTCGCTGCAGAGACATCTGAAATGACAAGAAATAACATCTTGTTGCAAGCAGGTGTGTCGGTCCTAGGCCAAGCCAACCAGTCACAACAATTGGCTTTGAAATTATTAGGTTAA
- the rnr gene encoding ribonuclease R, whose protein sequence is MQKKKLLNGTIKRHPDGFGFFIPEKMDHPDVYIPRNSMEGIMTNDKVMIEVFPEKGGERFRGEIIKVLERGTRTVVGRFFKMNEHTGLIRDEGKGWGQDLKIKTEDSMNAKDKELVAAQILSYPDEGKSFSGKVTEIIGDALDPLTDIKRVIRSNNIPLEFSKAALDEAAHFTETPDEKDFKGRKDLRDMSLITIDGATAKDFDDAVYVETTDEGFLLYVAIADVSHYVRVGSAIDRDAYERGTSVYFPNYVVPMLPEVLSNGLCSLNPHVPRLCLVAEMLFDYTGEMKRSDFYEAVMESKARVTYGEAQEVIDGNDVPKFAHVKDAILRLSDLAKILMAKRFKEGSLDLEIPDTELVIDGAGVPVDIQRSERLFSHRLIEEMMLAANVAVAKFLHGKNIPALYRIHEPPNEQAIRILEKYLANFGGTTKLNQGKLQKRLTKALEEFEGRPEAQILNILTLRSMSQAKYSMNNVGHFGLGFEYYTHFTSPIRRYPDLIVHRLIKTQVMKNSQYRLMTEDDLSSAGTILSAAEQRSVKAERQVQSIKKARFAQRFVGQEFEGMISSVAKFGIFVLLREYDIDGLVRVDDLGKEYFEYDEENLRLVAKRSGFTYAIGDTVKIQIVAADPELGQINFALAGADLEKGMDEDEDDKTTSAQRNAERYLKKLHSKGKKSREEEEILEDRRRGGDRRKGGRREDDRKDKGPKRFEKREPPKMAPGQKSKFFHDSRKEEKGQFEKQQKAEKHRLRPEPRQDSQGPDKKLLEMILGPDRYRQETGETSSKDKPKLSKKLMFAETSKLRDNDDNSERNSDSLKDRDSDRQNAKKRGKTANNRGSVRKARVSSNRGKGKAR, encoded by the coding sequence ATGCAAAAAAAGAAACTCCTGAACGGCACTATCAAACGACACCCTGACGGCTTCGGATTTTTTATCCCAGAAAAAATGGATCATCCTGACGTCTATATTCCTCGCAACTCGATGGAAGGCATCATGACCAATGATAAAGTCATGATTGAAGTCTTTCCGGAAAAAGGTGGCGAACGCTTTCGCGGCGAAATTATCAAAGTTCTTGAAAGGGGCACTCGCACCGTTGTCGGCCGCTTCTTTAAGATGAACGAACACACCGGCCTTATTCGCGACGAAGGAAAAGGCTGGGGGCAAGATCTTAAGATCAAAACCGAAGACTCGATGAACGCCAAAGACAAAGAATTGGTGGCCGCGCAAATCCTATCCTATCCCGACGAAGGAAAATCTTTTTCAGGCAAGGTCACCGAAATCATCGGCGATGCTTTAGATCCTTTAACGGACATCAAGCGCGTCATCCGATCTAATAATATTCCTTTAGAGTTTTCAAAAGCAGCGCTTGATGAGGCTGCGCACTTTACTGAAACGCCTGACGAAAAAGACTTTAAGGGACGTAAAGACTTGCGCGACATGTCTCTTATCACCATTGACGGGGCGACCGCGAAAGACTTTGACGACGCCGTTTATGTTGAAACGACAGATGAAGGCTTCTTATTATATGTCGCAATTGCTGACGTCAGCCACTATGTTCGTGTGGGCTCTGCGATTGATCGGGATGCTTACGAGCGCGGAACATCGGTGTATTTCCCTAATTATGTCGTTCCGATGCTGCCGGAGGTTTTGAGTAATGGCCTGTGCTCATTAAATCCTCATGTTCCCCGCCTTTGTTTGGTGGCGGAAATGCTTTTTGATTATACCGGCGAAATGAAACGCTCTGATTTCTATGAAGCCGTGATGGAAAGTAAAGCACGCGTCACTTACGGCGAGGCCCAAGAGGTGATCGACGGCAATGACGTTCCTAAATTTGCGCATGTGAAAGATGCCATCCTTCGTTTATCAGATTTAGCTAAGATCCTGATGGCGAAACGCTTTAAGGAAGGCTCTTTGGATCTCGAAATCCCCGATACGGAACTTGTTATCGATGGCGCCGGTGTTCCCGTGGACATCCAAAGATCAGAACGACTTTTCTCTCACCGTTTGATTGAAGAAATGATGTTGGCGGCCAATGTTGCCGTGGCAAAGTTCCTTCATGGCAAAAATATCCCCGCACTTTATCGTATCCATGAACCGCCAAACGAACAGGCCATCCGTATTTTAGAAAAATATTTGGCTAACTTTGGTGGGACCACCAAACTCAACCAAGGCAAACTGCAAAAGCGTTTAACCAAAGCTTTGGAAGAGTTTGAAGGAAGGCCCGAAGCGCAAATCTTAAATATCTTAACTTTAAGATCTATGAGTCAGGCCAAATACAGCATGAACAACGTCGGTCACTTTGGTTTGGGTTTTGAGTACTACACTCATTTCACCTCACCCATTCGCCGTTACCCGGATTTAATCGTGCATCGCCTGATTAAAACTCAAGTGATGAAAAATTCGCAGTACCGTCTTATGACTGAAGACGATCTTTCTTCCGCGGGAACTATTTTATCCGCAGCAGAGCAAAGATCCGTTAAAGCCGAACGCCAAGTTCAATCCATAAAAAAAGCCCGATTTGCCCAACGTTTTGTGGGTCAAGAATTTGAAGGCATGATCAGTTCTGTGGCTAAGTTTGGTATTTTCGTTTTATTGCGCGAATACGACATCGATGGCTTGGTTCGCGTGGATGATTTGGGCAAAGAATACTTTGAATACGATGAAGAAAATCTGCGTCTGGTCGCTAAACGTTCAGGATTCACTTATGCCATCGGGGACACAGTTAAAATCCAAATCGTCGCCGCTGATCCTGAGCTAGGACAAATCAACTTTGCCTTAGCCGGCGCAGACCTTGAAAAAGGGATGGACGAAGATGAGGACGATAAGACCACATCGGCGCAAAGAAATGCCGAAAGATATTTAAAGAAACTGCATTCAAAAGGTAAGAAATCACGCGAAGAAGAAGAGATCTTGGAAGATCGTCGTCGCGGTGGTGATCGCCGTAAAGGTGGACGTCGTGAAGACGATCGCAAAGATAAAGGTCCAAAACGATTTGAAAAACGGGAACCACCAAAAATGGCTCCGGGACAGAAATCAAAATTCTTCCATGACTCTCGCAAAGAAGAAAAAGGTCAGTTCGAAAAACAGCAGAAGGCAGAAAAGCACCGTTTAAGACCCGAGCCACGACAAGACAGTCAAGGCCCTGATAAAAAGTTGCTGGAAATGATCCTAGGACCCGACCGTTATCGTCAAGAAACGGGCGAAACCTCTTCGAAGGACAAGCCAAAATTAAGTAAGAAATTGATGTTTGCCGAAACTTCGAAACTCCGGGATAATGACGACAATTCGGAGAGAAACAGTGACAGCCTTAAAGACCGGGACTCAGATAGGCAAAACGCTAAAAAACGCGGCAAGACTGCGAACAATCGTGGGAGTGTTCGCAAGGCACGGGTTTCATCAAATCGCGGAAAAGGTAAAGCTCGGTAG